One window from the genome of Bacillus tianshenii encodes:
- the ppaX gene encoding pyrophosphatase PpaX, with translation MKVDTLLFDLDGTLIDTNDLIINSFLHTLEQYFPGEYTREDVLQFIGPPLYDSFHALNPERVDEMVKVYRTFNHDKHDELVTEFDGVFDTIQALHKKGYKLGIVTTKLRQTVEMGLKLTGLGEFFEVVVTLDDVTNAKPNPEPVNLALFQLGSKAETAIMIGDNHHDIEAGKNAGTLTAGVAWTVKGREHLEELKPDYMFEHMSDILRILGVDA, from the coding sequence ATGAAGGTTGATACACTGCTTTTTGACTTAGATGGAACATTAATTGATACAAATGATTTAATTATAAACTCATTCTTGCACACATTAGAACAATACTTTCCAGGTGAATATACGCGGGAGGATGTTCTGCAATTTATCGGACCACCTCTTTATGACAGTTTCCATGCTTTGAACCCTGAACGAGTAGATGAAATGGTCAAAGTATACCGTACATTTAATCACGACAAGCATGATGAGCTTGTAACAGAGTTTGACGGAGTATTTGATACAATTCAAGCTCTGCATAAGAAAGGGTATAAGCTTGGAATCGTGACTACAAAGCTACGTCAAACGGTTGAAATGGGTTTAAAGCTGACAGGACTTGGAGAGTTCTTTGAAGTCGTCGTTACGCTAGATGATGTTACAAATGCAAAGCCAAACCCTGAGCCAGTTAACCTTGCTCTATTTCAGCTTGGTTCAAAGGCAGAGACAGCGATCATGATTGGTGATAATCACCATGACATTGAAGCGGGTAAGAATGCAGGAACATTAACAGCTGGTGTTGCATGGACTGTAAAGGGACGTGAGCATTTAGAGGAGTTAAAGCCAGACTATATGTTTGAGCATATGTCTGATATTTTGAGAATTCTTGGAGTAGATGCTTAG
- the lgt gene encoding prolipoprotein diacylglyceryl transferase — MEEIQQLDRVFLQLGPLTIYWYGVIIATGALLGLYLATRESVRHGYPKETFTDIVLFAIPIAILSARAYYVLFTWDYYSQHPGDIFAIWEGGLAIHGGLIGALITGYVFTKKKGFSFWHLADIAAPSIILGQAIGRWGNFMNQEAFGGEVSRQFLESLYLPDFIIDQMYINGAYHHPTFLYESIWNFAGVVILIALRKVNLKRGEIFLSYVMWYSLGRFFVEGMRTDSLMLTNSLRMAQVISIALIVAAIALWVFRRVKGYAKINYLDTVKK, encoded by the coding sequence ATGGAAGAGATCCAGCAGTTGGACCGAGTGTTCCTGCAACTAGGACCACTTACAATCTACTGGTATGGCGTAATTATTGCTACCGGCGCTTTGCTTGGACTTTATTTAGCTACAAGAGAGAGCGTACGGCACGGCTATCCGAAAGAGACATTTACAGATATCGTATTATTTGCGATACCGATTGCGATTTTATCTGCAAGAGCTTACTACGTGCTGTTTACGTGGGATTATTATTCACAGCACCCTGGCGATATTTTTGCCATTTGGGAAGGCGGGCTTGCGATTCATGGCGGTTTAATCGGTGCTTTGATTACCGGCTATGTTTTTACGAAGAAAAAAGGGTTCTCGTTCTGGCATTTAGCTGATATTGCCGCACCAAGCATTATTCTCGGTCAAGCAATCGGGCGGTGGGGAAACTTTATGAATCAGGAAGCCTTTGGCGGAGAGGTTTCACGTCAGTTTCTTGAAAGTTTGTATTTGCCTGATTTCATCATTGACCAAATGTACATTAATGGTGCTTATCACCATCCGACATTTTTGTATGAATCGATTTGGAATTTTGCAGGGGTCGTGATTTTAATTGCCTTACGTAAAGTTAATTTAAAACGCGGAGAAATTTTCTTAAGCTATGTGATGTGGTATTCGTTAGGGAGATTCTTTGTTGAAGGAATGCGGACTGATAGTTTAATGCTGACAAACTCTTTGCGAATGGCCCAAGTTATTTCCATTGCTTTAATTGTGGCGGCTATTGCTTTGTGGGTATTTCGACGGGTTAAAGGTTATGCGAAAATCAATTATTTAGACACAGTAAAGAAGTAA
- a CDS encoding nucleoside recognition domain-containing protein gives MVVRGLKAGLKTTWTLGKVIFPITLIVTFLQYTPVLPWVIEQLEPLMKWIGLSGDASIPLVLGNFLNLYAAIGAILTLDLTVKEVFILAVMLSFSHNLLIESTVAAKVGIKLWVVALVRIGLALVSAVVINLVWNGGSELAKYGMVPSSDKEITGWGNIALEAVEKAGFGILQLAAIVIPLMVFIQIMKDLSWLDTFSRWVSPFTKMLGMKENTSTTLAAGLVFGLAYGAGVMIQAVKEDGVEKKDLYLAFIFLVACHAVVEDTLIFIPLGIPVWPLLVVRLVTAVLLTAVIGFVWNRLQQTHRKEATYEG, from the coding sequence ATGGTTGTGCGCGGTTTGAAAGCGGGGTTGAAAACAACGTGGACACTCGGAAAGGTGATCTTTCCGATTACGTTGATTGTGACATTTTTGCAGTATACGCCTGTATTGCCTTGGGTAATTGAACAGCTTGAGCCTTTGATGAAATGGATCGGCTTATCTGGGGATGCATCCATTCCTTTAGTGCTAGGTAATTTTCTAAATCTATATGCTGCTATTGGAGCGATCTTGACGCTTGATTTAACGGTGAAGGAAGTCTTCATTCTTGCGGTTATGCTGTCTTTTTCACATAACTTATTGATTGAATCGACCGTTGCAGCAAAGGTTGGTATTAAGCTGTGGGTTGTGGCGCTTGTCCGGATTGGTCTTGCTCTTGTCTCCGCGGTTGTTATTAACCTTGTATGGAATGGAGGCAGTGAGCTTGCGAAATACGGAATGGTCCCTTCCTCAGACAAGGAAATAACAGGCTGGGGCAATATTGCTCTAGAAGCAGTTGAGAAGGCTGGTTTTGGGATTCTGCAGTTAGCGGCAATTGTTATACCGCTAATGGTTTTTATTCAAATTATGAAAGACCTATCTTGGCTTGATACTTTTTCACGCTGGGTATCTCCTTTCACAAAAATGCTCGGCATGAAAGAGAATACATCCACAACGTTAGCTGCTGGACTTGTGTTTGGTCTAGCATACGGTGCAGGTGTTATGATTCAAGCTGTGAAAGAAGATGGTGTGGAGAAGAAAGATTTATATTTAGCGTTTATTTTTCTTGTCGCGTGCCACGCTGTAGTAGAAGATACACTTATTTTTATTCCATTAGGTATTCCGGTTTGGCCTTTACTTGTTGTTAGGCTTGTAACAGCTGTCTTATTAACGGCTGTTATCGGATTTGTATGGAATAGATTGCAACAAACGCATAGAAAGGAAGCCACTTATGAAGGTTGA
- a CDS encoding acyltransferase, translating into MRRTTRYPVTGSNSLWQVYRTVPFMKVLKNVIIILIGRYTPSFRLKNWLYRTFLRMEIGEKTAFAFMVVPDIMFPELITVGRNSVVGYNTTILAHEYLIEEYRLGKVEIGDEVMIGANSTILPGVKIGDGAVVSAATLVHRDVPAGALAGGNPMRIIYTKEEREARESK; encoded by the coding sequence GTGAGAAGGACGACCCGTTATCCAGTAACTGGTTCTAATTCTCTTTGGCAAGTATACCGTACTGTTCCTTTTATGAAGGTGCTAAAGAACGTCATCATTATTTTAATAGGACGTTATACGCCATCTTTCAGGCTGAAGAATTGGCTTTATCGGACATTTTTGCGGATGGAAATCGGTGAGAAGACGGCATTTGCTTTCATGGTTGTCCCAGATATTATGTTTCCTGAATTGATTACAGTTGGGCGTAATTCGGTGGTAGGCTATAATACAACGATTTTAGCACATGAATATTTAATTGAAGAATACCGTCTTGGCAAGGTTGAAATAGGTGATGAGGTTATGATCGGCGCAAATTCCACCATTCTTCCAGGGGTGAAAATTGGTGACGGAGCGGTCGTTTCAGCTGCAACACTTGTACATAGAGATGTACCAGCAGGAGCGCTTGCTGGCGGCAATCCGATGCGAATTATTTATACAAAAGAAGAACGAGAAGCGAGAGAAAGCAAATAG